In Helianthus annuus cultivar XRQ/B chromosome 8, HanXRQr2.0-SUNRISE, whole genome shotgun sequence, a single genomic region encodes these proteins:
- the LOC118480866 gene encoding uncharacterized protein LOC118480866 isoform X1: MQSAEFTCRVEVKRIRNSQEWFKLTCGGGNCMKGVGREDNDMWCDGSENPVVFPRGSFRLELEVFDSTAEAVVVCFDDTAQRLTKTTAHSILTAECGLSRVYSLYSTDIQDKFTPVMVRNADGSISTLPNYFTAVSWLVMGLGMTVACVS; the protein is encoded by the exons ATGCAGAGTGCTGAATTCACCTGTCGTGTTGAAGTCAAACGCATACGCAATAGCCAAGAGTGGTTCAAGCTGACATGTGGCGGTGGGAATTGCATGAAAGGTGTGGGGCGTGAAGACAACGATATGTGGTGTGATGGGAGCGAAAACCCCGTTGTCTTCCCGAGAGGAAG TTTCAGGCTAGAACTCGAGGTGTTTGACTCAACAGCCGAAGCTGTCGTTGTCTGCTTTGATGACACAGCCCAACGCTTGACAAAGACCACTGCTCATAGTATACTCACAGCAGAGTGTGGCCTGTCACGCGTCTACAGCCTTTATTCCACTGACATACAGGATAAGTTCACTCCGGTGATGGTAAGGAACGCTGATGGAAGCATTTCAACACTGCCGAATTATTTCACTGCAGTCAGTTGGCTGGTGATGGGATTGGGGATGACGGTGGCATGCGTTAGCTAA
- the LOC118480866 gene encoding uncharacterized protein LOC118480866 isoform X2 — translation MSAEFTCRVEVKRIRNSQEWFKLTCGGGNCMKGVGREDNDMWCDGSENPVVFPRGSFRLELEVFDSTAEAVVVCFDDTAQRLTKTTAHSILTAECGLSRVYSLYSTDIQDKFTPVMVRNADGSISTLPNYFTAVSWLVMGLGMTVACVS, via the exons AGTGCTGAATTCACCTGTCGTGTTGAAGTCAAACGCATACGCAATAGCCAAGAGTGGTTCAAGCTGACATGTGGCGGTGGGAATTGCATGAAAGGTGTGGGGCGTGAAGACAACGATATGTGGTGTGATGGGAGCGAAAACCCCGTTGTCTTCCCGAGAGGAAG TTTCAGGCTAGAACTCGAGGTGTTTGACTCAACAGCCGAAGCTGTCGTTGTCTGCTTTGATGACACAGCCCAACGCTTGACAAAGACCACTGCTCATAGTATACTCACAGCAGAGTGTGGCCTGTCACGCGTCTACAGCCTTTATTCCACTGACATACAGGATAAGTTCACTCCGGTGATGGTAAGGAACGCTGATGGAAGCATTTCAACACTGCCGAATTATTTCACTGCAGTCAGTTGGCTGGTGATGGGATTGGGGATGACGGTGGCATGCGTTAGCTAA